The following are encoded together in the Pseudomonas sediminis genome:
- a CDS encoding AraC family transcriptional regulator: MRERTIASHFVRAALRGADRHGLACDPILRQAGIQSAVLVEPRARIAPEQFSRLMQLLWESLDDEYLGFGRQPSKRGTFAMMGHAIIHCRSLEKALSRGAMFYGLFPDAPSISLQREGDWARLSVDDSTLWDPDHFLVESLLVIWHRLGSWLIGQRIRLEEATFAYPEPAHATEYELLFPCSRRFAAGQTSLLFHSRYLAMPLLQDERTLKQFLQHSPADLLARPDGGDSLISQIRRLLGRDCRTWPDLEQVAQHLHTSPQTLRRHLREEGTSFQELKDHLRRDLAIYHLGRDELAIQDITEQLGFSEPSAFHRAFKKWTGLTPGAYRAQEG, from the coding sequence ATGCGCGAACGCACTATTGCCAGCCACTTCGTCCGCGCCGCCCTGCGCGGTGCGGACCGCCACGGCCTGGCCTGCGACCCAATACTGCGTCAGGCTGGTATTCAGAGCGCCGTGCTGGTCGAGCCACGCGCACGTATCGCCCCGGAACAATTTTCCCGGCTGATGCAACTGCTGTGGGAATCGCTGGACGACGAATACCTCGGCTTCGGCCGCCAGCCGAGCAAACGCGGCACCTTCGCCATGATGGGTCACGCCATCATCCACTGCCGCAGCCTGGAAAAAGCCCTGAGCCGTGGCGCAATGTTCTACGGCCTGTTTCCCGACGCACCGAGCATCAGCCTGCAACGCGAAGGCGACTGGGCGCGGCTGAGCGTCGACGACAGCACGCTGTGGGACCCGGATCATTTTCTCGTGGAGAGCCTGCTGGTGATCTGGCATCGCCTGGGCAGTTGGCTGATCGGCCAACGCATCCGTTTGGAAGAAGCCACCTTCGCCTACCCCGAACCCGCGCATGCCACCGAGTACGAACTGCTATTCCCCTGCAGCCGGCGCTTTGCCGCCGGACAAACCAGCCTGCTGTTCCATTCCCGCTACCTGGCCATGCCGCTGCTGCAGGACGAACGCACCCTCAAGCAGTTTCTCCAGCACTCCCCCGCCGACCTGTTGGCCCGCCCCGACGGCGGCGACAGCCTGATCAGCCAGATTCGTCGCCTGCTCGGCCGCGACTGTCGTACCTGGCCGGACCTGGAACAGGTCGCCCAACACCTGCACACCAGCCCGCAAACCCTGCGCCGCCACCTGCGCGAAGAAGGCACCAGCTTCCAGGAGCTCAAGGATCACCTGCGCCGCGATCTGGCCATCTACCACCTGGGCCGCGACGAACTGGCGATTCAGGACATCACCGAACAACTCGGCTTCTCCGAACCCTCGGCCTTTCACCGCGCGTTCAAGAAATGGACGGGGCTGACGCCAGGGGCTTATCGGGCGCAGGAAGGTTAA
- a CDS encoding acyl-CoA dehydrogenase family protein, producing the protein MQRNHFDTEHNLFRDAFAAFLDKEVVPHQEAWEEAGVVDRSVWRKAGEMGFLLPWADEEYGGAGLKDFRYEQIMSEELARINEPGFMIPLHSALCGPYIAEYGNAEQKARLLPGIISGETILAVAMTEPSAGSDLAGMRTTAVDKGDHWLLNGSKVFISNGYLADVVIVAAKTDPANKHAMGLFLVERGMPGFERGKKLKKLGMHSQDTAELFFNDVKVPKDNLLGDAKGGFFYLMNMLAQERLTNACGAVAGAEAALQTTIEYVKERHAFGRPVAHFQNTRFKLAEMRTQVDVAQVFTDRCVMDHNQKKLTPEVAAEAKLFTTELLGKVVDEGVQLHGGWGYMWEYPICKMYANARIQRIFAGTSEIMKEIISRGMKL; encoded by the coding sequence ATGCAACGCAACCATTTCGACACCGAGCACAACCTGTTCCGCGACGCTTTCGCTGCGTTTCTCGATAAAGAGGTGGTGCCGCATCAGGAGGCCTGGGAAGAGGCTGGGGTGGTGGATCGCAGCGTGTGGCGCAAAGCCGGCGAGATGGGTTTTCTGCTGCCCTGGGCGGACGAGGAGTACGGCGGAGCGGGGCTCAAGGACTTTCGTTACGAGCAGATCATGAGCGAGGAGCTGGCGCGCATCAACGAGCCGGGGTTCATGATCCCGCTGCACTCGGCGTTGTGCGGTCCCTATATCGCCGAGTATGGCAATGCCGAGCAGAAGGCGCGGCTGCTGCCGGGCATCATCAGCGGTGAAACCATTCTGGCGGTAGCGATGACCGAGCCGTCTGCCGGATCGGATCTGGCCGGCATGCGCACCACGGCGGTGGACAAGGGCGATCACTGGTTGCTAAACGGCTCCAAGGTGTTCATCTCCAATGGCTATCTGGCCGATGTGGTGATCGTCGCGGCCAAGACCGACCCGGCCAACAAGCACGCCATGGGCCTGTTTCTGGTGGAGCGCGGCATGCCCGGCTTCGAGCGTGGCAAGAAGCTGAAGAAACTCGGCATGCACAGCCAGGACACCGCCGAGCTGTTCTTCAATGACGTCAAGGTGCCGAAGGACAACCTTCTGGGCGATGCCAAGGGCGGCTTCTTCTACCTGATGAACATGCTGGCCCAGGAGCGTCTGACCAATGCCTGTGGTGCAGTGGCCGGCGCCGAGGCGGCACTGCAGACCACCATCGAGTACGTCAAGGAACGCCACGCTTTTGGCCGCCCGGTGGCGCATTTTCAGAACACCCGCTTCAAGCTGGCGGAAATGCGCACGCAGGTCGACGTGGCGCAGGTGTTCACCGACCGCTGCGTGATGGATCACAACCAGAAGAAGCTCACTCCCGAAGTGGCTGCCGAGGCCAAGCTATTCACTACCGAACTGCTCGGCAAGGTGGTGGACGAGGGCGTGCAGCTGCACGGCGGCTGGGGCTACATGTGGGAGTACCCGATCTGCAAGATGTACGCGAATGCGCGTATTCAGCGCATCTTCGCCGGCACCTCGGAGATCATGAAGGAGATCATCAGTCGCGGGATGAAGCTGTAG